TTCGTCTTCGAGATCAAGCGCCGGGACACGATCCCCGCCGGGGAACGCGAGCGCGTCGAGAACGCCAAGCGCAACCTCCGACGCGAGCGCCGCCAGCGCACACAGCGCATCGAGGACGACGACATCACGTTCGCGCAGGGAGAGCGCCTCGCGAACTCGATCATCGGGATCGACCGGGCGCTGAACGCCCTCGAACAGCTCGGCCCGGCCGACATCGAGCAGGAGGCCCAGGC
Above is a genomic segment from Halomicrobium sp. LC1Hm containing:
- a CDS encoding DUF5788 family protein, translating into MKDFEREQLLERIGRESATVGVDIPEAIEVQGETIELQSFVFEIKRRDTIPAGERERVENAKRNLRRERRQRTQRIEDDDITFAQGERLANSIIGIDRALNALEQLGPADIEQEAQAKEAADKKRWMQFLKKALGHEDADSGTGRASRGR